atgtttataatgtgtatatatatgtgtttatataaatgtgtatatatacatttgtatatacatacatacatacacacacatatatatatatatatatataaatatagttgtgtgtgtgtgtgtgtgtgtgtgtgtgtgtgtgtgtgtgtgtgtatgtgtgtgtgtgtgtgcgtgtgtgtgtgtgtgtgtatacattcaaacacacacacacacacacacacacacacacacacacacacacacatatatattatgtatacatatatacagtatgatatTTCACAGGGTTTACTGGACTGTGAAAGAGCTCAGAAATGTAATTAGTTTCGCGTTTTAAAGTAATCAATCAAATCAGCAGATCAAAGCAAAGAGCCGGCGATTGCAACATTTACACCGGCATGAAAGGGAAGAACGAGGCTCAAGACTGGAAGGGAAATTGAGGGGAATAAAcgcgatgagaagagaagagaaatctgTTGTTAATGTGATTATGATAGGGAAATGATAGGTGTGAcgtcttcatacacacacacacacacacacacacacacacacacacacacatatatatatatatatatatatatatatatatatatatatatatacagatatacatacatacaaatatgtgtgtgtatatatatatgtatacacacacacgtatgtgcgcatgtgtgtgtgtgtgtgtgtgtgtgagtttgtgtgtgtgtatactatatacacacacacgaatatctgtaccaatccccccccccctcctctctctctcgctgtatatacatatatatgtatatgtatatgtatatatacatatatataaatacatacatgtttatatatatatgtatgtatatgtagacattatatatgtatatgtatatatatgtatgtatatgtatgtatatatgtatatgtatgtacatatatgtatgtatatgtatatatgtatatatatatatatatatatatatatatatacacacacatccaacttGAGAAGACATCAAGTGATACTAAATATACATCTGCTTGAAATAGGCGAAGTGACTGAGAAATTCAAAACAGATTTGTTGCGTCAGAGACCTGAGTGAGTTCAAGCTCATGAATACTGGAAATAATAAAAGTCCTCTTGCTATTGGAATGCGCTGCTCCTATTATCTCCTCCCTTTATATCCTTATCCTTGCCTGCAGGATCAACAGAGTCTTTGTGGATCTTGCTGGCCATTTATCACGTCCAGATAACGAGCATGAAGGTAGTTTCCTCATAAGTGCTAACTCACACCATTCGCTCTTTTAACCTCTCCCATCTCATTGCTTTCAAGTTTCAGATATAACGTCCTTCGACTTCTCTTAACTCCTTGAACGATTCTATTAGTAAGGGCAATCAGACTTCATAAGTGCCagcgtgtctctttctctcaaactccATGTGGGGAGTTCGACTGATTTTCAAACTTTCGGAAAACCGTTAAAAAGAGAACAGGGCGGATGGAAGCTAGATTGTGATTGGTTGACTCTTCGGCGAAACTCCGCCCCTCGCCGTCGACTCCTGAAACAGGCACATGGCGAGAGTAATTGATATGTGGGAGGGGGAAACGGAcgtaaaatgtaaagaaataaaagttattGTCCTTCCTCCTACCTGTTCTAGAAAATGATGAAGCGCATATCGTAAataacttttcttctctctttgttcgaTGCGATTATCACAGTGGAACAAGAATAAATTCCCTTTTATACGAACTTCAAAAGcagaatctaaaaaaaagaagaagaaaaaaaaggaaaataggataaTACTTTACGAAGAAaactaaaattaaaatttaatgaATATGAATTCCCTTTTCACGCCTTGCTTACAAAAAAAGATCATGTTAACAGGTAATACATTTGCGTGCATTAGAATATTGGAATTTCCCTTGACACTAATATTGATTCTGAAATGCGTTTACACATGAGCAACGTATGAGCAAATACATccatttataatttgttttattattacttttttatcttctgtttttttttaatttattcatttatttatccatggcTTAATGTTCTACTAAGCGTTCAAGTATACACTAATTTCAACTGTTCAGTAGTTCAATCATtcaattatatattcttttacatttACTTGATTAATCATTCAGCtccactttttgttttctttctttcttttcacttacaAGTTAACAGACCTGGTCGCAGAAACCGTGCTgtaaaataattattacaaaaaatcAACAGTCAAACACACCATagatcgtcatcatcgtcgtagAGGAAGTGATAgcgtaagagaaagggaggaaggaagaatagaaataaaagaaaatgtcgtTTCAAGCGATGGAAAGAGAGGTTGGTGTCAGGGGTTGGTTCGGTCTTTGTAACCCATTTTTGGTTCTTTTAGCATTGCTCTCTGGCTGATTAGCCACTCgaggaataaataaaatttgtatagagaactcagatatatatatattcacaagtatTTACACAGCTATACAAGTATTTCGATGACAAGTAACACAGTGAATTCGTTGCGCCGAGACTTGGAGAACAGTCGAGGTACCGAGGTGTAAGGTACAGAGGTATGGGGCACCAAGGTATGGGGCACCGTGTAAGGTACAGAGGTATGGGGCACCAAGGTATGGGGCACCGTGTAAGGTACAGAGGTATGGGGCACCAAGGTATGGGGCACCGTGTAAGGTACAGAGGTATGGGGCACCAAGGTATGGGGCACCGTGTAAGGTACAGAGGTATGAGGCACCAAGGTATGGGGCACCGTGTAAGGTACAGAGGTATGGGGCACCAAGGTATGGGGCACCGTGTAAGGTACAGAGGTATGGGGCACCAAGGTATGGGGCATCGTGTAAGGTacagaggtatggggcaccgtgtAAGGTACAGAGGTATGGGGCACCAAGGTATGGGGCATCGTGTAAGGTACAGAGGTATGGGGCACCAAGGTATGGGGCACCGTGTAAGGTACAGAGGTATGGGGCACCAAGGTATGGGGCACCGTGTAAGGTACAGAGGTATGGGGCACCAAGGTATGGGGCACCGTGTAAGGTACAGAGGTATGGGGCACCAAGGTATGGGGCACCGTGTAAGGTACAGAGGTATGGGGCACCAAGGTATGGGGCACCGTGTAAGGTACAGAGGTATGGGGCACCAAGGTATGGGGCACCGTGTAAGGTACAGAGGTATGGGGCACCAAGGTATGGGGCACCGTGTAAGGTACAGAGGTATGGGGCACCAAGGTATGGGGCACCGTGTAAGGTACAGAGGTATGGGGCACCAAGGTATGGGGCACCGTGTAAGGTACAGAGGTATGGGGCACCAAGGTATGGGGCATCGTGTAAGGTACAGAGGTATGGGGCACCAAGGTACGGGGCACCGTGTAAGGTACAGAGGTATGGGGCACCAAGGTATGGGGCACCGTGTAAGGTACAGAGGTATGGGGCACCAAGGTATGGGGCACCGTGTAAGGTacagaggtatggggcaccgtgtAAGGTACAGAGGTATGGGGCACCAAGGTATGGGGCACCGTGTAAGGTACAGAGGTGTAGGTGCTTAAATAATTCGGCTCGCCAGAGAAGGGTTGCTCTCAAGCTTTCTCGTGAGTATAAAAGGCTGAAaagtatattataataataggtaCTTTGTCTTGTAAGGTCTTAGAAACATGTGTTATCAATTTCTATACACATTACAAGTAAACAGTACCAGTCGGATTACTCACATATGATCAGTCAAGAAAATCGGAGCTAAGTGCCCGTCCATGCTGAGGGGTCACCGACATTGCTTCGGTGGCGGGAACTAAATGCCTTTCATACGAACAAACGAACATACGCAATAGACTAACAACCAACCAAATAATCAGCGGCTGAAAGTATCGATTAATTATAAAACCATCACCATAACTAATTATCACCAAATAATCCCTTTACAGTTGGTAAAGAAACGGATCGCGGAAGGAAGAAAGTGGTTTCCCTGGGGTGATGAAGATAATTTGGGACTTTGAGAGATGCGATTCATTTCAGTTACTGGAATGAATTATAAGAAGGATATTAACTAACAGTACTgctaatacgaataataatgataatgataataatggtaattattatttcaattattattattattattattactattattattattattattattattattattattattatcattaccactattattatcattattcctattatcatcataaggataataatgttaatgataataatgatgatataaaaacaacTACATAGtaacagtatgataatgatagcaacaacaataactactccaagaacgacgataataatataaatataaaaaaatattgataataacaattatcatcatcctcatcctcatcatcatcgtcgtcattgtcattatcatcatcatcatcaccatcacaacaaataaaataacaataataataaatataaaagcactaatacaataataatactaagaacaacagcaacaacagtaataatgatgacgactacTAAATATAACAGTCTTGATGAGGCTCACTGGAATGGCGATAAaaccagtaatcataataacaactattgcaataataatgccATTCAACACATTCATGAAAAcgagagcaacagcaacagcaaaccaAGATAGCAGTTCTCGTCTCTTCTCGCGTGTCCCAAAACGCATTACCATTCAGAGCTCACCATCTCGACGCAACGAGATACAGAGGGTAAACAAGACATCATTTGGGCTGAGCTCCACAGATCATTGCTTCAATCCACAGGGTGTGCCGGGACCAGGATATAACGTGTGCTCTCTCGGTATAACTTTTGTTtcatcctttgtgtgtgtgtgtgttgagtttcATCACTAATCTCGAACAGGTGGTTCATTGATGGAAACACATGTTTGCTTTAGTCAGTTTTTACCAATGGTGTGTTAAATTACATCGGAAGGCAAATTAAACTGTTTTGCCTTAGCGACTTTTCTTATCGCAGAAGATATGAATgcgttttcgattatatcttcgttagaaatacgtCTTGTAATTATGACGAAGAAATAATCGAAACCGggcaaatacatatcttgtattgtgaagatattaattctcattcatacttcaaGTAGCTTCTATGAAAATAAATACTTCACTGCGCTGTCATTTTCACCAGCTCAAAACCTCGAAACAATCGGGAAGGAGTTAACAACCATTCTGCAACCAACACCACACAAGTCTCTGTCTACTATTAACTCAACAACCTGATGCAGAGAATGTCGAACCGTAATTGGTtccgagaaggagggaggcatctGTCAACTTTAGGAAGGCTGGTCGGCGTTAATTTACCGCAGGCAGAGTACTCCCCAACTGATCCGCCTTGCGCTAATGAGTTATCGTAATTAAAATGAATGGCAGGAAAGGTAGAGTTATAGCCAGAGGAGAGCGTGTCCCTCTTAACGGAGTTGAACTGAAGTGATGGCTGTAAACAGAATATATGCAAATGTCGTGCTTAAAGAGacttaaagataaagaaacaagacTGAACGTTACATGCGGGTGATCCTTGCACTGGCTCATAATGTAAATTCTTCGCAGGAGTCTTTATACCGCTACATAAATTATATTTTCCCGTATTTtcttatgtgtgcatacacacacacacacacacacacacacacacacacacacacacacacacacacacacacacacacacacacacacacatttttttttttttttaataatacaagAAATTTTGATATATGGGAATTTGATGTTTATTAAAATGATTCAATGCAGCTCCGTCGACCACATTCATAACGGAAAATCAGTCAACATAATTATTTTCCATGATGCAATGTTCTGGACGCGTCTCCAATCCGGACCTTACCATGTGTA
This sequence is a window from Penaeus chinensis breed Huanghai No. 1 chromosome 10, ASM1920278v2, whole genome shotgun sequence. Protein-coding genes within it:
- the LOC125029836 gene encoding MAPK-interacting and spindle-stabilizing protein-like, coding for MDGHLAPIFLTDHITYTSVPYTVPHTLVPHTSVPYTVPHTSVPYTVPHTLVPHTSVPYTVPHTLVPHTSVPYTVPRTLVPHTSVPYTMPHTLVPHTSVPYTVPHTLVPHTSVPYTVPHTLVPHTSVPYTVPHTLVPHTSVPYTVPHTLVPHTSVPYTVPHTLVPHTSVPYTVPHTLVPHTSVPYTVPHTLVPHTSVPYTVPHTLVPHTSVPYTVPHTLVPHTSVPYTMPHTLVPHTSVPYTVPHTSVPYTMPHTLVPHTSVPYTVPHTLVPHTSVPYTVPHTLVPHTSVPYTVPHTLVPHTSVPYTVPHTLVPHTSVPYTVPHTLVPHTSVPYTVPHTLVPHTSVPYTSVPRLFSKSRRNEFTVLLVIEILV